A part of Sinorhizobium chiapasense genomic DNA contains:
- a CDS encoding portal protein, protein MFDLAATDGSVRRKRYQSPIPDLPAPTRPIRGNALDSNKMQALHHRLLGLYTGELDRQAENRRDMAIDEDFYDSIQWSEDDKQTLEDRGQVPLVFNVTATTIDWVIGTEKRSRTDYKILPRRAEDAKPAERKSELLKYLSDVNRTPFRISEAFEDSAKVGVGWLEDGYQGDDEGEPLFTRRENWRNMLWDSTAIEKDLSDGRYIYRSKWLDIDVALAMFPKRKALLARSVDDANNFGTIDAYGDEAMDTPEIENTGQGTTTSSFTNDRVDGYQRQRVRVIEAWFRIPEKTARIAGGTFAGEIFDPYSSGHVDAVEQGDGEVIEKVSMRMYVALFTTAGMLWLSPSPYRHNRFPFTPIWNKRRGRDGMPYGMVRNIRDIQSDINKRASKALHILSTNKVIMDEGAVEDVNGLLDEVARPDSLIVKKQGKELQINADRELGQWHLELMSRNISMLQQVGGVTDENLGRTTNAVSGRAIIARQEQGSLATAGLFDNLRFAMQVRGEKELANVEQFMSEEKKFRITNKRGSPEFVTVNDGLPENDIVRTKADFVIDEEDWRATVRQAQVESLMELLGKLAPVNPQIAVVMLDLIIESMDIPNRDELVKRIRKVTGMTDPDQEEGGPEEQAKAQAEAMQQQMTMRAATADIAKKEADAAKTIAQAKEIEAKVASINVSAQKTALDAAGAAIAIPSLADIADVVLHEAGFVSRTETEQNMRAAAEQAAAAQQAQQQQQQPAPPQQQGAIGLG, encoded by the coding sequence ATGTTCGATCTTGCGGCAACAGACGGTAGCGTTCGGCGCAAGCGCTACCAGTCCCCCATTCCGGACCTTCCGGCTCCGACGCGGCCCATTCGCGGGAACGCCCTCGACAGCAACAAGATGCAGGCGCTGCACCATCGTCTTCTGGGCCTGTACACGGGGGAACTCGACCGGCAGGCCGAAAATCGCCGCGACATGGCGATCGACGAGGACTTCTACGACAGCATCCAGTGGTCCGAGGACGATAAGCAGACGCTGGAAGATCGCGGCCAGGTGCCGCTGGTGTTCAACGTCACAGCAACGACCATAGATTGGGTGATCGGTACCGAGAAGCGCAGCCGCACAGACTACAAGATTTTGCCCCGGCGCGCGGAAGACGCGAAGCCGGCGGAGCGCAAGAGCGAGCTGCTCAAATACCTGTCCGACGTGAACCGGACCCCCTTCCGCATCAGTGAGGCTTTCGAGGATTCGGCAAAAGTCGGCGTCGGCTGGCTTGAGGACGGTTACCAGGGCGATGACGAAGGCGAGCCGCTGTTCACGCGCCGGGAGAACTGGCGCAACATGCTGTGGGACAGCACGGCGATTGAGAAAGACCTTTCCGACGGCCGGTACATCTACCGCTCCAAGTGGCTCGACATCGACGTGGCACTCGCCATGTTCCCGAAGCGCAAGGCCCTGCTCGCACGCAGTGTCGACGATGCAAACAACTTCGGAACGATTGACGCCTACGGCGACGAGGCCATGGACACGCCGGAGATCGAGAACACCGGGCAAGGCACGACCACCTCATCCTTCACCAATGACCGTGTTGACGGCTACCAGCGCCAGCGGGTCCGTGTGATCGAGGCATGGTTCCGCATCCCGGAGAAGACGGCGAGGATCGCCGGCGGCACCTTCGCGGGCGAAATCTTTGACCCGTATTCATCCGGCCACGTCGATGCTGTCGAGCAGGGCGACGGCGAAGTCATCGAGAAGGTGAGCATGCGCATGTACGTCGCGCTGTTCACCACGGCCGGCATGCTCTGGCTGTCCCCCTCACCCTACCGCCACAATCGCTTCCCCTTCACGCCGATCTGGAACAAGCGTCGTGGTCGCGACGGCATGCCCTACGGCATGGTGCGCAACATTCGCGATATCCAGAGCGACATCAACAAGCGTGCGTCGAAGGCGCTGCACATCCTCTCCACCAACAAGGTGATCATGGACGAGGGCGCCGTCGAGGACGTCAACGGGCTGCTCGACGAGGTCGCCCGTCCCGATTCCCTGATCGTGAAGAAGCAAGGCAAAGAACTTCAGATCAATGCCGATCGCGAGCTGGGCCAGTGGCACCTCGAGCTCATGTCGCGCAACATCAGCATGCTCCAGCAGGTTGGCGGCGTCACGGACGAGAACCTTGGCCGCACCACCAACGCCGTGTCAGGCCGGGCGATCATCGCGCGACAGGAGCAGGGATCGCTCGCCACGGCCGGTTTGTTCGACAACCTCCGCTTCGCCATGCAGGTGCGCGGCGAAAAGGAGCTCGCGAACGTCGAGCAGTTCATGTCCGAAGAGAAGAAATTCCGCATCACGAACAAGCGCGGCAGCCCGGAGTTTGTCACGGTCAACGACGGACTGCCGGAGAACGACATCGTTCGCACCAAGGCGGATTTCGTCATCGACGAGGAAGATTGGCGCGCCACCGTCCGCCAGGCACAGGTCGAATCCCTGATGGAGTTGCTCGGCAAGCTGGCGCCGGTCAATCCGCAGATCGCTGTCGTCATGCTCGACCTGATCATCGAGAGCATGGACATCCCGAACCGCGACGAGCTCGTGAAGCGCATCCGCAAGGTTACGGGCATGACGGACCCGGATCAGGAAGAAGGCGGGCCGGAGGAACAGGCGAAGGCGCAGGCCGAGGCCATGCAGCAGCAAATGACGATGCGCGCCGCCACTGCTGACATTGCGAAGAAAGAGGCCGACGCCGCCAAGACCATCGCGCAGGCGAAGGAGATTGAGGCCAAGGTCGCGTCCATCAACGTCTCCGCACAGAAAACCGCGCTCGATGCGGCAGGCGCTGCCATTGCCATTCCGAGCCTCGCCGACATTGCCGACGTGGTGCTCCACGAGGCCGGTTTCGTGTCGCGCACGGAGACCGAGCAGAACATGCGAGCCGCAGCCGAACAGGCCGCAGCCGCCCAGCAGGCACAGCAGCAGCAACAGCAACCCGCGCCGCCGCAGCAGCAGGGCGCGATTGGACTTGGCTAA
- a CDS encoding YdaU family protein has product MSARPFMQLYVSDFIGDTLHLSTEQIGAYMLLLMAMWNAGGRLPSDDAKLARVARVSLKKWKSMAAELMPFFDVDGDDIVHGRLTEELQKSERKSQSRAAAGSKGGTAKSLKYKKALLANAMLMPQHFPDTIYNKKNTHTFPYAETAGEQMAVSRSPQVAPPPDPLRPPQRLLNPPPDGDHSRLVAALGRRATGRSELDSLISATRRRRH; this is encoded by the coding sequence ATGAGCGCACGCCCATTCATGCAGCTCTACGTCTCCGACTTCATCGGTGACACCCTCCATCTCTCTACCGAGCAGATCGGCGCCTACATGCTGCTGCTGATGGCGATGTGGAACGCTGGTGGCCGGCTTCCGTCTGACGACGCGAAGTTGGCCCGGGTAGCGCGCGTATCGCTCAAGAAATGGAAGTCCATGGCGGCCGAGTTAATGCCGTTTTTTGACGTCGATGGCGACGACATCGTGCATGGGCGCCTTACCGAGGAACTCCAAAAAAGCGAGAGAAAATCGCAATCGAGAGCCGCCGCCGGGTCGAAGGGAGGAACGGCTAAGTCATTGAAATATAAGAAAGCACTTCTAGCAAATGCTATGCTTATGCCGCAGCATTTTCCAGATACCATATATAATAAAAAAAATACTCATACGTTTCCGTATGCCGAGACAGCGGGCGAGCAGATGGCAGTGAGCCGATCGCCGCAGGTCGCGCCTCCTCCGGATCCGCTTCGACCACCGCAAAGGCTGCTCAATCCACCACCTGACGGCGATCATTCCCGCCTCGTCGCAGCGCTTGGGCGCCGAGCGACTGGGCGAAGCGAGCTTGACAGCCTGATCTCCGCCACGAGGAGACGGAGGCACTGA
- a CDS encoding NERD domain-containing protein yields MTRSSDEQEIRDAVVARLRELMPAARIVHELNVAGQGTNRIDVAAIDTAAIVGAEIKSRKDVLKRLDEQWPAFNRCCHYVVVVAHEKHFAEYRDPHWRDDVEPYIDLNHPLFFGKWGARDHVWRFPKPDQPPRYGRCVWHFDRHRDVRTQPQASAMLEMLWAEELRTECWVHRISATQRSTRPDMIRDMVWHMTGREIVHAVCRQLRARSFAEADPPIYPDSGATPHSAATAQPSLLPGGTS; encoded by the coding sequence ATGACCCGCAGCTCGGACGAACAGGAAATCCGGGACGCTGTTGTCGCCCGACTGCGCGAGCTCATGCCGGCGGCGAGGATCGTGCACGAGCTCAACGTCGCGGGACAGGGAACGAACCGCATCGACGTGGCCGCGATCGACACAGCGGCGATCGTCGGCGCTGAGATCAAGTCCCGCAAGGACGTGCTCAAGCGTCTCGATGAACAGTGGCCGGCGTTCAACCGCTGCTGTCACTACGTCGTCGTCGTCGCTCATGAGAAACATTTCGCCGAATATCGCGATCCGCACTGGCGGGATGATGTTGAGCCCTACATAGACCTCAACCATCCGCTTTTCTTCGGCAAGTGGGGCGCCCGAGATCACGTCTGGCGCTTCCCAAAGCCGGATCAGCCGCCCCGATACGGGCGATGCGTCTGGCACTTCGATCGTCACCGCGATGTGAGGACCCAGCCGCAGGCCTCGGCCATGCTCGAAATGCTGTGGGCCGAGGAGCTCCGCACTGAGTGCTGGGTGCATCGCATCTCGGCCACGCAGCGCTCTACACGCCCCGACATGATCCGAGACATGGTTTGGCACATGACCGGTCGGGAGATCGTTCACGCGGTCTGCCGGCAGCTCCGAGCGCGGTCTTTCGCCGAGGCCGATCCACCCATCTATCCCGATTCCGGAGCCACGCCTCACAGCGCGGCCACGGCACAGCCTTCGTTGCTCCCAGGAGGGACTTCATGA
- a CDS encoding RusA family crossover junction endodeoxyribonuclease encodes MIVWSEPNYALDWRVAWVGTVRIGYINPPSPGGNMWQWHTWIASGGFSGRGLALDEDSAKWAVTDAWQRFMEAAGLQPVRRDDRPWLRFRLPLPPSIWDMYTGWGENRRKSKVYKRWVTDAGWFVKPPAVPITKPFDIVIAMERPHGLMDVDNRLKPFLDCLQHYKVIKNDNRCESAAIRWQADLGHECIAEVRECLEGVAA; translated from the coding sequence GTGATCGTCTGGTCGGAACCCAATTATGCCCTCGACTGGCGCGTCGCATGGGTCGGCACCGTCAGGATCGGCTACATCAACCCGCCCTCGCCCGGCGGAAACATGTGGCAGTGGCATACATGGATCGCCTCGGGAGGTTTCTCGGGGCGTGGCTTGGCGTTGGACGAGGATTCGGCGAAGTGGGCTGTTACCGACGCGTGGCAGCGTTTCATGGAAGCCGCAGGGCTTCAACCAGTTCGGCGGGACGATCGCCCGTGGCTGCGCTTCCGCCTGCCGCTGCCGCCGTCCATTTGGGACATGTATACCGGATGGGGTGAGAACCGTCGCAAGTCGAAGGTCTACAAGAGATGGGTTACCGACGCCGGCTGGTTCGTCAAACCTCCCGCGGTGCCGATTACTAAGCCGTTCGACATCGTCATCGCCATGGAGCGGCCGCACGGCCTGATGGACGTCGATAACCGGCTCAAACCGTTCCTCGACTGCCTGCAGCACTACAAGGTCATCAAGAACGATAATCGGTGTGAAAGCGCCGCCATCCGGTGGCAGGCGGACCTCGGGCACGAGTGCATCGCGGAAGTGCGCGAGTGCCTGGAAGGAGTTGCAGCATGA
- a CDS encoding phosphoadenosine phosphosulfate reductase family protein has protein sequence MTINIVRFPFPIATTPDVDHAIALNAAVAIGVSGGKDSQAAALATFAKLDSAGHVGPRVLIHSDLGAVEWKDSLPTCQKLADHLGAELLIVRRKAGDLMQRWEARWASSKLRYSELSTVTLVPCWSTPSLRFCTSELKTQVIRPELRRRFKGLQIINVTGVRRQESAARAKGSIADRDGDGTINWRPISDWSEADVFSYIAFSGLKPHVAYAEFGMSRVSCRFCIMSSIADLTAAAAQEEAHPLYRRMVGLEIDSTFAFQGSRWLGDVAPHLLSKEMREAHAQAKARAEERVVLEKAITSDMRYVKGWPTRMLTDDEADVLALVRRSVSKLVGIEADYLTRGSIHSRYEALIAERERRAAE, from the coding sequence GTGACCATCAATATCGTCCGTTTCCCGTTTCCGATTGCAACGACGCCGGATGTCGATCACGCGATTGCCCTTAATGCTGCCGTCGCGATCGGCGTTTCTGGCGGCAAGGATAGCCAGGCTGCGGCTCTCGCCACTTTCGCCAAGCTCGATTCGGCTGGGCACGTCGGACCTCGCGTTTTGATCCATAGCGATCTCGGCGCAGTCGAATGGAAGGATTCGCTACCCACCTGCCAGAAGCTCGCCGATCATCTCGGCGCCGAACTACTCATTGTGCGCCGCAAGGCCGGCGATCTCATGCAGCGTTGGGAGGCCAGGTGGGCATCCAGTAAGCTGCGTTACTCGGAGCTTAGCACGGTGACGCTGGTGCCCTGCTGGTCCACCCCGTCCCTTCGTTTCTGCACGTCCGAACTGAAGACCCAGGTTATCCGTCCCGAGTTGCGGCGACGCTTCAAGGGTTTGCAGATCATCAATGTCACCGGCGTGCGCCGGCAGGAAAGCGCCGCCCGTGCGAAAGGCTCGATTGCCGATCGGGATGGTGACGGTACGATCAACTGGCGTCCGATTTCTGACTGGAGCGAGGCAGACGTCTTCTCCTACATCGCATTCTCCGGCCTCAAACCACATGTCGCCTATGCCGAGTTCGGCATGAGCCGTGTCTCCTGCCGCTTCTGCATCATGTCGAGCATCGCCGATTTGACCGCAGCCGCGGCACAGGAGGAGGCTCACCCGCTCTATCGCCGCATGGTGGGGCTGGAGATCGATAGCACCTTTGCATTCCAGGGCAGTCGCTGGCTTGGGGATGTGGCGCCACACCTTCTCTCCAAGGAGATGCGCGAGGCACACGCGCAAGCCAAGGCAAGAGCGGAGGAACGAGTAGTCCTGGAAAAGGCGATCACCTCGGACATGCGCTACGTGAAGGGTTGGCCCACACGTATGCTGACAGACGACGAGGCTGATGTCCTCGCGCTCGTACGCCGTAGCGTTTCGAAGCTCGTCGGTATCGAGGCCGACTATCTCACCCGAGGCAGCATACACAGCCGCTATGAGGCTCTCATCGCCGAGCGCGAGAGGAGGGCCGCAGAGTGA
- a CDS encoding DNA cytosine methyltransferase produces MLHVPSINRRRKSPVPLSFGLDNRVTIVLFAGFGGSCDGLEQAGFHVHVALNHDKVAVAVHERRHPHTKHLCQDVFEADPREVTQGRGVRALHASPDCTHFSVAKGGKPVSKRRRSLAWVVCRWAGTVRPETITLENVPEIQTWGGLIAKRDPATGRVMKLDGTVAAKGERVPVQEQWLVPDPKKRGRIWKAWLKHMHGLGYSFEGKVLVCADYGIPTIRKRYFGIAQADGRPIVWPERTHAPRHLAKQLGLKPWVGAHTIIDWSLPVKSIFDRRKPLADATLRRTAKGVMRYVVNAARPFIVPITHTGADRVHSLDEPLRTLTTAHRGELSVVAPSLQAYYGGEQGLRRGGDPQEPLQTFVTEPRHALVTAHLQRDFGNSIGANLDEPAPTVTPGGGGKSALVAAFMAQHNSGEPGRPADLPLSTIVSKGSTQGVVTASMMALRGTNRHGRDIQEPVATVTAGGCHAGVMAADLGEDANDNAHLILGFLQHYYSNGKQDDDIAAPLGALTQKARHGLVTATVGRETFVINDIGMRMLEPEEGAAAHGFARGSLPDKITIDGVERKLTKTEKYHLVGNSVPPEMIRLLAACNVRQEFAEAAE; encoded by the coding sequence ATGCTCCACGTGCCGTCAATCAACCGACGCCGCAAGTCGCCGGTGCCGCTGTCGTTCGGCCTGGACAATCGTGTGACCATCGTCCTGTTCGCCGGCTTTGGCGGCAGCTGCGACGGTCTGGAGCAGGCAGGCTTTCACGTCCACGTGGCCTTGAACCACGACAAGGTGGCAGTGGCAGTGCACGAGCGCCGTCACCCCCATACCAAGCACCTTTGCCAAGATGTGTTTGAGGCGGACCCCCGCGAGGTCACTCAAGGCCGCGGCGTTCGCGCCCTGCACGCCTCGCCCGATTGCACGCACTTCTCCGTCGCCAAGGGCGGGAAGCCGGTCAGCAAGCGCCGCCGCTCGCTGGCGTGGGTGGTCTGCCGCTGGGCCGGCACCGTCCGACCGGAAACGATCACCCTTGAGAACGTGCCGGAGATCCAGACGTGGGGCGGGCTCATAGCCAAGCGCGATCCTGCGACCGGCAGGGTGATGAAGCTGGACGGCACCGTTGCTGCCAAGGGGGAACGCGTACCGGTGCAAGAGCAATGGCTGGTACCGGACCCGAAGAAGAGGGGTCGCATCTGGAAAGCCTGGCTCAAGCACATGCATGGCCTCGGCTACAGTTTCGAGGGCAAGGTCCTCGTCTGCGCCGACTACGGCATTCCGACGATTCGGAAACGCTACTTCGGCATCGCCCAGGCGGATGGCCGGCCCATCGTATGGCCGGAACGGACGCATGCGCCCCGGCATCTCGCCAAGCAGCTCGGCTTGAAACCGTGGGTGGGCGCCCACACGATCATTGACTGGTCGCTGCCGGTCAAATCCATCTTCGACCGCAGGAAGCCGCTCGCCGACGCAACGCTTCGCAGGACCGCCAAGGGGGTAATGCGCTACGTGGTGAACGCTGCTCGACCCTTCATCGTGCCAATCACGCACACCGGTGCCGATCGCGTGCATTCGCTCGATGAGCCGTTGCGCACGCTCACTACCGCGCACCGCGGCGAGTTGAGCGTCGTCGCGCCGTCACTGCAAGCCTACTATGGCGGGGAACAGGGCCTCCGGCGTGGTGGCGACCCGCAAGAGCCTCTGCAAACGTTTGTAACCGAACCGCGTCACGCCCTCGTCACTGCGCACCTGCAGCGCGACTTCGGGAACAGCATTGGGGCCAATCTCGACGAACCGGCCCCAACCGTGACGCCTGGCGGAGGCGGGAAGTCCGCGCTGGTCGCTGCATTCATGGCGCAGCACAATTCCGGTGAGCCCGGCCGCCCCGCAGACCTGCCTTTGTCGACGATCGTCAGCAAGGGATCGACGCAGGGCGTGGTGACGGCGTCCATGATGGCCTTGCGCGGCACGAACAGGCACGGCCGCGACATCCAGGAGCCTGTTGCAACGGTAACCGCCGGCGGGTGCCATGCTGGCGTTATGGCAGCGGACCTCGGCGAGGATGCCAACGACAACGCGCACCTGATCCTCGGGTTCCTGCAACACTACTACTCCAACGGCAAGCAGGACGATGATATCGCGGCGCCGCTTGGCGCTCTGACGCAGAAGGCCCGTCATGGTCTCGTCACCGCCACCGTCGGTCGCGAGACATTCGTGATCAACGACATCGGCATGCGCATGCTCGAACCAGAGGAAGGCGCTGCTGCCCACGGTTTCGCGCGCGGATCGTTGCCAGACAAGATCACGATCGATGGTGTCGAGCGGAAGCTCACGAAGACGGAGAAATATCATCTAGTCGGCAACAGCGTGCCGCCTGAGATGATCCGCCTGTTGGCAGCCTGCAACGTTCGCCAAGAGTTTGCGGAGGCGGCAGAGTGA
- a CDS encoding DUF2312 domain-containing protein, protein MEAFGRKETGEETVHGIARNQLRAFIERIERLEEEKKTLVDDIKDVYGEAKGMGFDTKILRKVISLRKQDQDERMEQEAILDTYLQALGMVPAAEEA, encoded by the coding sequence ATCGAAGCCTTCGGCAGGAAAGAGACCGGCGAAGAAACCGTTCACGGCATCGCCCGGAACCAGTTGCGCGCCTTCATCGAGCGAATTGAACGACTCGAGGAGGAGAAGAAGACCCTCGTCGATGACATCAAGGACGTCTACGGCGAGGCTAAGGGCATGGGCTTCGACACGAAGATCCTCCGCAAGGTCATCTCGCTTCGCAAGCAGGACCAGGACGAGCGGATGGAGCAGGAAGCCATCCTCGACACTTACCTGCAGGCGCTCGGCATGGTCCCGGCCGCGGAGGAAGCGTGA
- a CDS encoding YdaS family helix-turn-helix protein — MEALIKYFKANRGAQSALAKRLGRWPSTISQWKQVPVDYLAEVEEFTGIPREQLLPAAFQPAPSLSASRAKHHRYEESTQ, encoded by the coding sequence ATGGAAGCGCTCATCAAATACTTCAAAGCGAATCGTGGTGCCCAAAGCGCCCTGGCTAAACGCCTTGGCAGATGGCCGTCCACTATCAGCCAGTGGAAGCAGGTGCCGGTCGATTACTTGGCCGAGGTCGAGGAATTCACCGGCATTCCCCGTGAACAACTCCTTCCGGCCGCATTCCAGCCCGCGCCATCGCTGTCCGCTTCCCGTGCAAAGCACCATCGCTACGAGGAGTCGACGCAATGA
- a CDS encoding helix-turn-helix domain-containing protein, protein MSPEGKPRHFIKEWRKYRRLTQEQIASSLGYAVSSLSQLENGKQGYSQAILEALAELLQCTPADLLSVNPIEERREDQSREAVVSLLSLLDNVRNLAGAHPERLALALEALERLTDQPGSSQTSGTTDNQ, encoded by the coding sequence ATGAGCCCCGAAGGAAAGCCGCGGCACTTCATCAAAGAGTGGCGCAAATACCGGCGCCTGACACAGGAACAGATCGCGAGCTCACTGGGCTACGCGGTCTCCTCACTCTCACAACTGGAAAACGGCAAGCAGGGCTATAGCCAAGCCATTCTTGAGGCCTTGGCCGAGCTGTTGCAGTGTACGCCCGCCGACCTTCTGTCGGTCAACCCGATTGAAGAACGTCGGGAAGATCAATCTCGGGAAGCTGTGGTGTCTCTACTGTCCCTGCTCGATAACGTGCGCAATCTAGCAGGCGCTCATCCAGAACGACTCGCTCTAGCGCTCGAGGCTCTCGAACGATTGACTGACCAGCCTGGCAGCTCTCAAACTTCCGGCACGACAGACAATCAATAA
- a CDS encoding helix-turn-helix domain-containing protein, translated as MLARTNPAPKKPNPVDVQVGARIRFRRNILGISQETLAAHLGITFQQVQKYEKGTNRVGASRLQAISEALKVPPSHFFDNAEGVADTSGGEANDVMSFVASAEGIALNRAFARIEDATTRQRIVSLVKAIASAAVAA; from the coding sequence ATGCTTGCTAGAACCAACCCCGCACCGAAGAAGCCGAATCCGGTCGATGTGCAGGTCGGCGCTCGTATCCGGTTCCGCCGCAACATCCTCGGCATCAGCCAGGAGACGCTCGCGGCGCATCTCGGCATCACCTTCCAACAGGTCCAAAAGTACGAAAAAGGCACGAACCGCGTCGGCGCCAGCAGGCTTCAAGCCATCAGCGAAGCGCTCAAGGTTCCCCCGTCGCACTTCTTCGACAACGCAGAAGGCGTAGCAGACACCAGCGGGGGCGAGGCGAACGACGTCATGTCGTTTGTCGCCAGTGCCGAGGGCATTGCGCTCAACCGCGCCTTTGCCCGCATCGAAGACGCCACCACTCGCCAACGGATCGTCAGCCTCGTGAAGGCAATCGCCTCTGCGGCAGTCGCGGCTTAA
- a CDS encoding TAXI family TRAP transporter solute-binding subunit has protein sequence MRAIFITSAALAAVLLTTPASAGQAVRLCTGAENGVYFAAGDAIAKMAGRSLEVVNVATEGTIDNLERLLDLPATDPNACDAMIGQPDGPVYVARSSPAKVKKLRQVASLHREYLHTLCGAKSGVDDLSDLESDPGKYSIAIGEPGSGAWLIWQNIIAEDEDYGKVPVRNEGGILALSAVSSGETTCMLVPAGLKNGTVMEADQTYGDTVILAGANDRDFNDATDIKGDALYQYQDIPAGTYPKALQSGWFTSSSTITWNAAVFVNTDRIDAKTLPAFVQTAARAAAGIKAEYGK, from the coding sequence ATGAGAGCCATTTTCATTACATCGGCAGCGCTCGCTGCCGTGCTTCTCACCACTCCCGCATCCGCCGGCCAAGCGGTCCGGCTCTGCACCGGCGCCGAGAACGGCGTCTACTTCGCCGCCGGCGATGCCATCGCCAAGATGGCAGGTCGTTCGCTCGAGGTGGTCAATGTCGCGACCGAGGGCACGATCGACAACCTTGAGCGGCTTCTCGATCTGCCCGCGACCGATCCCAACGCTTGCGACGCGATGATCGGGCAGCCCGACGGGCCGGTTTACGTGGCGCGGTCCTCACCAGCCAAGGTGAAGAAGCTCCGCCAGGTCGCATCACTTCACCGGGAATACCTGCACACGCTTTGCGGCGCGAAGAGCGGCGTGGACGATCTGTCCGACCTCGAATCCGACCCGGGCAAATACTCGATCGCCATCGGCGAGCCAGGCAGCGGCGCTTGGTTGATCTGGCAGAACATCATCGCCGAGGACGAGGACTACGGCAAAGTGCCGGTCCGCAACGAGGGCGGCATCCTCGCTTTGTCCGCCGTGTCGAGCGGTGAGACCACCTGCATGCTTGTGCCGGCGGGCCTCAAGAACGGCACCGTGATGGAGGCCGATCAGACCTATGGCGACACCGTCATCCTCGCCGGCGCCAATGATCGCGACTTCAACGATGCGACCGACATCAAGGGCGATGCGCTCTACCAGTATCAGGACATTCCGGCCGGCACCTATCCCAAGGCGCTGCAGTCGGGCTGGTTCACGTCGAGCAGCACCATCACCTGGAACGCCGCCGTCTTCGTGAACACCGATCGCATCGACGCGAAAACCCTTCCTGCCTTTGTTCAGACCGCAGCGCGCGCCGCGGCTGGCATCAAGGCGGAGTACGGCAAGTGA
- a CDS encoding J domain-containing protein: MSVTNHPLHWPAARPRTKTPIRAAFNKKVMKPGKSYTEAQSLSVADAISRLQRELDLLGAKQYVLSSNLELRLDGLPRSGQAEPADRGVALYFHLGDKPHCLPCDRYDRVADNIAAIAKHIEATRAIERYGVANMAEMFAGFEALPAPAAKRHWSDVLRVSPNASIDEIEAAFRTRASKLHPDMPGGNHAAMVELNRAREEALREAQ, encoded by the coding sequence ATGAGCGTCACCAATCACCCCTTGCATTGGCCCGCGGCCCGGCCGCGGACCAAGACGCCGATCCGGGCGGCCTTCAACAAGAAGGTGATGAAGCCGGGCAAGTCCTACACCGAGGCGCAATCACTCTCTGTCGCCGACGCCATCAGCCGCCTGCAGCGTGAGCTCGATCTGCTGGGGGCGAAACAGTACGTCCTCTCGTCCAATCTTGAACTGCGGCTCGATGGCCTGCCGCGTTCGGGCCAGGCGGAGCCGGCGGACCGTGGCGTCGCCCTCTATTTCCACCTCGGAGACAAACCGCACTGCCTCCCGTGCGACCGCTATGACCGCGTCGCGGACAACATCGCCGCCATCGCGAAGCACATCGAGGCAACCCGGGCCATTGAGCGCTACGGCGTTGCCAACATGGCCGAGATGTTTGCCGGCTTCGAAGCGCTGCCGGCACCGGCGGCAAAGCGCCATTGGTCCGACGTGCTCCGCGTTTCGCCGAATGCCAGCATCGATGAGATCGAGGCCGCGTTCCGTACGCGCGCATCCAAACTCCACCCCGACATGCCCGGCGGCAACCACGCCGCCATGGTCGAACTGAACCGCGCCCGTGAGGAGGCGCTGAGAGAGGCACAATGA
- a CDS encoding ASCH domain-containing protein produces the protein MIYPDLPRKALSIMQPWAWLIVNGHKDIENRDWPTQYRGLVAIHAGKKLDETPAISLDRAYHPVSGRRVRFAPEGFSYPRGGIVGVAEIIGCVDATDSEWFVGGRRTDGTCGYGFIIRNARPVELIPVRGHLGFFDWRKNIDQVAA, from the coding sequence ATGATCTACCCCGACCTTCCCCGCAAAGCTCTTTCTATCATGCAGCCGTGGGCTTGGCTGATTGTCAACGGTCACAAGGATATCGAGAACAGAGACTGGCCCACCCAATATCGGGGCCTGGTCGCCATCCATGCCGGCAAGAAGCTGGACGAGACGCCGGCCATCTCGCTTGACCGGGCTTATCACCCGGTTTCTGGCCGTCGCGTCCGGTTCGCTCCGGAAGGTTTCAGCTACCCGCGCGGAGGCATCGTCGGCGTCGCCGAGATCATCGGATGCGTCGATGCCACCGATAGCGAATGGTTCGTTGGTGGCAGGCGGACAGACGGGACTTGCGGCTATGGCTTCATCATCCGCAACGCCCGCCCGGTCGAACTCATCCCCGTGCGCGGCCATCTCGGCTTTTTCGACTGGCGCAAGAACATCGACCAGGTGGCGGCTTGA